The DNA window TATAACAATGTAATGGTTTATCAATCATTGGTAAATTGATATATTGTCAAATGATAAATTAAAATTTTATGGAAGACCTTGAAAATCAAAATTTAGAAAATCAAAGTTCTATAAATCTTGATAAAAAAGAAAACGATTTTCAGTCGAGAATCGATATGATTGAACTTCGGGTAAGTTTAGAAAAAGTAAAGTCTGAAATTGCTAAAGTAATTGTAGGACAGGAAAGTATGGTAGAACACCTTCTTGCTGCTCTTCTATCAAACGGTCATGTTCTGATTGAAGGAGTTCCTGGAGTTGCTAAGACGATTACGGCAAAATTATTGGCTAAAACAATTGATGTTGATTTCAGCAGAATTCAGTTTACCCCTGATTTAATGCCTTCAGATATACTAGGAACCTCTATTTTTAATGTTAAAAATTCCGAATTTGAATTTAAAAAAGGACCTATCTTCTCACACTTTATTTTAATTGATGAGATTAACAGGTCTCCGGCAAAGACTCAGGCTGCTTTGTTTGAAGTAATGGAAGAGAGGCAGATTACAATGGATGGAATCCGATACACAATGGAAGAGCCTTTCTTAGTGGTAGCTACACAGAATCCTATTGAGCATGAAGGAACATATAGGCTTCCGGAAGCGCAATTAGATAGGTTTTTATTTAAAATAAATGTTGGGTATCCAAATCTTCAACAAGAGATTTTAATTATTAAAAATCAACACGAAAGTAGAACGGAAGATAAAACGGAAGTTGTAGGAAAAGTAATAACAGCCCAGCAATTAAAAAATTATCAGCAGTTGGTAAAGGAAATTATTGTTGAGGCTCAGTTAATGGAATACATTGCTAAAATTATAGTGAATACCAGAGAAAATCAGTTTTTATACTTGGGAGCATCTCCAAGAGCTAGCTTAGCATTGCTAACAGCTTCAAAAGCTTTTGCGGCATTAAGAGGAAGAGATTTTGTAACTCCTGAAGATATTAAAGAGGCAAGCTATGCAGTGCTAAGACACCGGGTAATTGTTTCGCCGGAAAGAGAAATGGAAGGTCTAAGTGCTGATGAAATTATTAGACAAATTTTAGAAGGAATAGAGATACCAAGGTAGGTTAAGAATTAGGGATTAGCTGATAAAAGCTTTAGATCTAATTCCTTAATCATAACAGCTGCAACCCTGAGAAAATGAAAAACTTATACATTAATAACCGTTTTTTCTTCGCACTCATAGGAGTGGGGATACTCTATGTTTTTGCATTTTTCTTTCCATTCATCATCTACATTGCTCATATTCTGTTATTACTTTGTTTTCTAGCATCAATGGTTGATTTTCTTCTTCTTTTTAATCAGAAGGACGGAATTTTAGCACAAAGAATATTGCCGGAGAAATTATCTAATGGAGATGAGAATCCAATAAAGGTAGATATTAAAAATAACTACAGTTTTAAGATCAGTACCAAGATCATTGATGAAATTCCGTTTCAGTTTCAAAAAAGGGATTTTTTGATCCGTAAAGAAATTGCTTCAGGAAGAAATACCTATTTTCAGTATACTTTAGAACCTAAAGAAAGGGGGGAGTATAATTTTGGAAGCTTAAATGTTTATGCGGCTTCACCAATAGGCTTCGTTTCAAAAAGATATAGATTTCAAAAGGATGCAAACCTTGCTGCTTACCCATCATTTATTCATCTCCGAAAATATGAGCTGATGGCGCTTCAGAGTGAGTTTTTGTTGGGTGGTATTAAAAGGATCAGAAAGCTGGGGCATACCATGGAATTTGAGCAGATTAAAGATTATGTTCCGGGTGATGATATTCGAACGATTAACTGGAAAGCAACCTCAAAGACCAATCGTCTTATGGTTAATCAATTTCAGGATGAAAAGTCACAGCGTATTTTTATGTTGATCGATACTGGGAGAACCATGAAAATGCCTTTTAAAGAATTGAGTCTTTTAGATTATTCAATTAATGCAACAATGGCTTTGTCTCATATCATTTTGAAAAAAGGAGATCGGGCGGGAATGATGACTTTCTCAAAAAAAACTGAAAATAAAATAGCTGCTGAAAATAAATCAGGTCAGTTAAAGAAAATTTCTGAATCTCTTTATAACATCAAAACCAATTTTTTTGAAAGTGATTTTAACAGACTTTATCAGGATGTAAAATATTCGATCAATCAAAGAAGTCTGATCTTGCTATTTACTAATTTTGAAACATTAGATGGATTAAACAGGCAGTTGAAATATCTTCGTGGTATTGCGAAGAACCATTTGCTGGTTGTTGTATTCTTTAAAAATTCAGAACTTCAGACTTTAATTCATAGGAATCCTGAAAGTATGCAGGACATCTATGACGAGATTATTGCAGAGAAATTTGAATTTGAAAAGAAACTGATTATCCAGGAACTTCGCAAATATGGGATCTACACGGTATATACCCTTCCTGAAAATTTAAATATCGACGTTATCAATAAATATTTGGAGATAAAAGCGAGGGGAATTTTATAATTTTGTACATATAAATATTCTACGATTTGTCTGCCTTTTAAATTGCAGACGAATTCTAATGATCTTAAATATAAATACGACAATGAAAATAACATTAAACAGAATAAACGACGATTTTTTATTTGAATGCACCAACTCTCAGGGGAATTCTATTCTTTTGGACAATACTTCTCAGCCAGGAGCAAAAGGAGTTTCTCCAATGGAAAGTGTTTTAATGGCAGTTGCGGGATGTAGCGGAATAGATGTCGTTTCTATATTAAAAAAACAAAGACAGGAAATTACTGGCTTTAAAGCTGAAGTTGAAGGTGAAAGAGTTCAGATAGAAGAAGCAAAACCTTTTAAGGCAATTAAAGTTAAATTTTTTTTAGAGGGTACTGTTGATCCTGGTAAAGCATTAAAAGCAGCACAATTATCATTTGAAAAATACTGCTCAGTTTCTAAAACTTTAGAACCTAATGTAGAAATTGGTTATGAAGTTTTTGTAAATGGTGAAAAGATTTAATTCTAGATATAAGACAAAATAAAAAAACCGGATAGTCAATCCGGTTTTTTTATTATTGATGGTTGTTAGTTTTATTTTTTAATTATTTTAGAACTTTTAAAAGAACCGTCTTTCATGGTTGCAGTTAAGATATAAACTCCTGATTTAACTCCGCCTAAATGTATCGTTGAGGAAGGGTTGTCAATTGTTGTTACGGTAATTCCTGAAAGATCAGTAAGGGTAATACGTTTTATATCTGCAAAATTTTCAAGAAAGAGAACATCAGTGAAAGGGTTAGGGTAAGCTAGTCTTTCTTTAGCTTTAGCATTTACTTCATTTACAGCCAGGATAAGAGGTTCCAGTGTTACTGTAACTGTAAATGTGTTATTGTCAACCTTGTTATAATCTGCATTACAATCCGAACTGCCATAAGTTCTCCAGGCTCTAAGTTCAAAATTGACATCTCCGGTAAGGTCATTTGCTAAAGACAGTGCCGTTCTGTTATAAGAATAGGTTCCTGAATTACCACCTGAACCACTTGTTATTGCTGTTTCGGAGGTGTTATTATTTAAACAAACTAGTAAACTTCTTTGCTCAGACATCCACCCGTTTGCGACAGTAGACATTGTATAAGAAACAGCGGTAGATTTTATTTTATAACCAGTAGGTACACTAACGGTTACAGCTCCAGCGCAATTGGTGGTTGCTGTTATTGTTGGGTTTATATTGTACATCGTATTAATATCTCCGATTGTATAAGTAGAAGATATCTGTCCTACCGTAAATTCTTTCATTTTCCAGAATCCTTTAGTTCCACCGCAATTTGATCTCACCCAAAAATAGTAAGTCTCCCCTGTGGTTAATGAGTTCAGGGTTGCGGTAGTGGTACCAGCGGCAACACTTCCTGTAGGAGTTGTAGTTGCAGTTGGTGCCGTTGGTGTGCTGCTGTAATAGTAATCGTAACCTGAAGATGGCGCTGTTGCTGGCGCTGTCCAGCTTAAAGTTGCACTATTCATTGTAGAAGTATACGTAATATTTGAAGGTGAAGGGCAGGAACTATATACATCGGCGGAGAATGCAAAAATATTTGGAATTCCGCCAGTACCGGTTTTTGTGATAGTTACACTTTGGATGTTTTTAGACTGATTAGCAGCATCAATAGCAAGAGGGATTTGATACAATCGGGGTTCTGTTCCACCACCAGATTCCAAATTGTCATTATTGAGGTTAATTCTTCCTATCCCCTGAATGGCAAAATTTGCTGCGTAATACCAATCGGAAATATTGATTCCGGTAAATGACTGTGTTGAGGAGTCGGCGAAGTTAACGCTTACATCCACGGTACAGGCTCCGCTGCCTCCTGTTGCCAGCATATATAAGTTTATTGCCGGGATAGGTGTCGAAAAGGTAAGAGTTCCTGAATCAGCTGTATTTTCAAGTCTTAAAACATTATTGCCACTGTAAGAAGCTAATTGATAACCTAATCCAGGGGTAGAGCTGACGGCAGAATTGAACATTCCACTAATAGGTAAACCATACGTCAATGGTGTGCTGGTAGAAGTTAATTGAAAGTCTCTCGAAACAAAGGCATAATTGACACCATCTACATCATTGTTAGTAGAAGTCGTTGAACTTCCAATTCCATTCGCGATAACATCAGCATTATATCCACTTTGGATGGGAATAGGTTGATATTCCTGAGCATTAATCTGATGAATGAACATGCTTGATAATACCAGGCATGCAGCAGGTAGTAGTTTTCCTTTCATAAAAAATACTTTTAAGTTTGTTATGCTAAGATAAAGATTGTTTTATTAATAATTCATCATAATTTCAAATTGATTATTAAATTTTCATTAAAATATAAGGCTAAGTATTTTTATGTAATGTAAGCATATGTGTTCTCATGAATAAGAGAACTTTTTAATAAAGAGGAACGGCAGGGATTGGTGTCTAACTAAAAAAAATACTCCTTTTTGAAAAGAAGTATTTTAGGTGTTTTATCTTATCTTGGTTTCATAAGTTTGGCTACAGTAGCGGTCCAGCCTGTTTGATGTGATGCACCAACTCCACGACCATTGTCACCATGGAAATATTCATAAAAAGTGATATAGTCCTTAAAATGCTCATCATAATTAAACTTATTATTTCCACCATTAAAAGCCCTTTGGCCCTGTTCATCTTTTAAAAATATCGAGCAAAGTCTATTGCTGATATTCTGGGCCACTTCTTCAAGGTTTCTTTTGTCTCCACTTCCCGTTGGTAGTTCCACTTTTAAGCTATTCCCATAATAGAAATGAAATCGCTGAAGACTTTCTACGATTAGAAAATTAATCGGAAACCAAATGGGTCCTCTCCAGTTACTATTTCCTCCGAACATCCTGCTGTCACTTTCTGCCGGTGTATAATAAACAACGTTTTCAGTACCATGAACGGAGAATATAAAAGGATTTTCTTCATATACTTTTGACATCGCCCTGATTCCATAGGAACTTAAAAACTCTTTTTCATCGAGCATTCTGGTAAGAACTTTTGATAATCTGTTTTTGCGTAAAATGCTCATTAAGTGCTTTCTTCCGTGGCCTTCTTCATCCCAATGAGAAACTAATTTTGTAAGTTCTGGTTTGTTTTTAAGAACCCATTCCATTCTTATTTTAAAGTTAGGCATTTTTTCCAGTAACCCGTGATCGATGATCTCTACAGCGAATAGTGGAATAAGCCCAACAATACTTCTCAAGCGAAGGGTTACACTTTCACCATCACCTAATTGGAGTACATCATAGAAAAATCCATCCTCTTCATTCCATAATCCTTCCTTGCCATCACCCATATTTTCCATAGCTTCTGCAATATAAAGATAATGTTCAAAGAATTTAATGGCCATATCCTCATATACCTGGTAATATTGAGCCAGCTCCATAGCTATTCTCATCATATTCAAGGCATACATTGCCATCCAGCTCGTACCGTCTGCCTGTTCCAGATGTTCGCCATCTTTGAGTTCCATATTTCGGTCGAATGCACCAATATTATCGAGTCCCAAGAAACCGCCACCAAAAATATTCTTACCATTTTTATCCTTACGGTTCACCCACCATGTAAAATTCAGAAGTAATTTCTGGAAAACTTTTTCAAGGAACAACAAGTCTGGTTTGCCATTTGTTTTTTCATCAATTTTAAAAACCCTGAAACAAGACCATGCGTGAACAGGTGGATTTACATCACTGAGGTTCCATTCATAAGCAGGAAGCTGCCCGTTGGGGTGCATATACCATTCCTTTGTTAATAGAAGAAGTTGGTTTTTTGCAAATTGTGCGTCGATCAATGCATAAGGAACGCAATGGAAGGCCAGATCCCAGGTTGCATACCAAGGGTATTCCCATTTATCAGGCATGGAAATTATATCCTTATTATGCATATGATTCCACTCTGTATTTCTTACGTAGTTATAGAAATCCCGTGGTGCATCAAAATTGGGGTCTCCTTTTAGCCATTTTCCAACGTTGTAGTGGTAAAACTGTTTGTTCCAAAGTAATCCTGCGAAAGCCTGCCTTTGAACATTTCTTTCATCCTCATTGGTTACATCGTGCTGAACTTCATTATAAAATTCATTTGCTTCGGCAATTCGGGTATTGAAGATTTCTTCAAACTGGTAAAAAGGC is part of the Chryseobacterium paludis genome and encodes:
- a CDS encoding AAA family ATPase, which produces MEDLENQNLENQSSINLDKKENDFQSRIDMIELRVSLEKVKSEIAKVIVGQESMVEHLLAALLSNGHVLIEGVPGVAKTITAKLLAKTIDVDFSRIQFTPDLMPSDILGTSIFNVKNSEFEFKKGPIFSHFILIDEINRSPAKTQAALFEVMEERQITMDGIRYTMEEPFLVVATQNPIEHEGTYRLPEAQLDRFLFKINVGYPNLQQEILIIKNQHESRTEDKTEVVGKVITAQQLKNYQQLVKEIIVEAQLMEYIAKIIVNTRENQFLYLGASPRASLALLTASKAFAALRGRDFVTPEDIKEASYAVLRHRVIVSPEREMEGLSADEIIRQILEGIEIPR
- a CDS encoding DUF58 domain-containing protein is translated as MKNLYINNRFFFALIGVGILYVFAFFFPFIIYIAHILLLLCFLASMVDFLLLFNQKDGILAQRILPEKLSNGDENPIKVDIKNNYSFKISTKIIDEIPFQFQKRDFLIRKEIASGRNTYFQYTLEPKERGEYNFGSLNVYAASPIGFVSKRYRFQKDANLAAYPSFIHLRKYELMALQSEFLLGGIKRIRKLGHTMEFEQIKDYVPGDDIRTINWKATSKTNRLMVNQFQDEKSQRIFMLIDTGRTMKMPFKELSLLDYSINATMALSHIILKKGDRAGMMTFSKKTENKIAAENKSGQLKKISESLYNIKTNFFESDFNRLYQDVKYSINQRSLILLFTNFETLDGLNRQLKYLRGIAKNHLLVVVFFKNSELQTLIHRNPESMQDIYDEIIAEKFEFEKKLIIQELRKYGIYTVYTLPENLNIDVINKYLEIKARGIL
- a CDS encoding OsmC family protein, producing MKITLNRINDDFLFECTNSQGNSILLDNTSQPGAKGVSPMESVLMAVAGCSGIDVVSILKKQRQEITGFKAEVEGERVQIEEAKPFKAIKVKFFLEGTVDPGKALKAAQLSFEKYCSVSKTLEPNVEIGYEVFVNGEKI
- a CDS encoding T9SS type A sorting domain-containing protein, translated to MKGKLLPAACLVLSSMFIHQINAQEYQPIPIQSGYNADVIANGIGSSTTSTNNDVDGVNYAFVSRDFQLTSTSTPLTYGLPISGMFNSAVSSTPGLGYQLASYSGNNVLRLENTADSGTLTFSTPIPAINLYMLATGGSGACTVDVSVNFADSSTQSFTGINISDWYYAANFAIQGIGRINLNNDNLESGGGTEPRLYQIPLAIDAANQSKNIQSVTITKTGTGGIPNIFAFSADVYSSCPSPSNITYTSTMNSATLSWTAPATAPSSGYDYYYSSTPTAPTATTTPTGSVAAGTTTATLNSLTTGETYYFWVRSNCGGTKGFWKMKEFTVGQISSTYTIGDINTMYNINPTITATTNCAGAVTVSVPTGYKIKSTAVSYTMSTVANGWMSEQRSLLVCLNNNTSETAITSGSGGNSGTYSYNRTALSLANDLTGDVNFELRAWRTYGSSDCNADYNKVDNNTFTVTVTLEPLILAVNEVNAKAKERLAYPNPFTDVLFLENFADIKRITLTDLSGITVTTIDNPSSTIHLGGVKSGVYILTATMKDGSFKSSKIIKK
- a CDS encoding MGH1-like glycoside hydrolase domain-containing protein gives rise to the protein MTAEKQRLQDINWKSWGPYVSNRQWGNVREDYSPNGNAWNFTNHDKAESYSYRWGEEGIAGISDTKQLFCFALSFWNKKDKMVKERFFGLSNPQGNHGEDIKEIFYYLDNTPTHSYMKMVYKYPINEFPYDHLVSENGKRSKKEAEYEIIDTGIFDNNEYFDIFIEYCKAETNDILVRVSIHNRSQQDAPIIVAPTAWFRNNWKWGYNTYKGMLNASNEGCIDINHDSVSIKKFYSRNTNARSAFCDNETNTRKLYGVPFIENTYFKDGINDYIIHKSNSINPEKRGSKASFIIDEIIGGGQSKTFDFRLSPEDTDEPFYQFEEIFNTRIAEANEFYNEVQHDVTNEDERNVQRQAFAGLLWNKQFYHYNVGKWLKGDPNFDAPRDFYNYVRNTEWNHMHNKDIISMPDKWEYPWYATWDLAFHCVPYALIDAQFAKNQLLLLTKEWYMHPNGQLPAYEWNLSDVNPPVHAWSCFRVFKIDEKTNGKPDLLFLEKVFQKLLLNFTWWVNRKDKNGKNIFGGGFLGLDNIGAFDRNMELKDGEHLEQADGTSWMAMYALNMMRIAMELAQYYQVYEDMAIKFFEHYLYIAEAMENMGDGKEGLWNEEDGFFYDVLQLGDGESVTLRLRSIVGLIPLFAVEIIDHGLLEKMPNFKIRMEWVLKNKPELTKLVSHWDEEGHGRKHLMSILRKNRLSKVLTRMLDEKEFLSSYGIRAMSKVYEENPFIFSVHGTENVVYYTPAESDSRMFGGNSNWRGPIWFPINFLIVESLQRFHFYYGNSLKVELPTGSGDKRNLEEVAQNISNRLCSIFLKDEQGQRAFNGGNNKFNYDEHFKDYITFYEYFHGDNGRGVGASHQTGWTATVAKLMKPR